Proteins encoded by one window of Culicoides brevitarsis isolate CSIRO-B50_1 chromosome 2, AGI_CSIRO_Cbre_v1, whole genome shotgun sequence:
- the LOC134830698 gene encoding angio-associated migratory cell protein-like: MSEEKSTNSQNIEELPENPDDEMVYFGDLTDEVIDDLENALGAEEPLSDEEGAENVHEEEERELPERDDSILTFAKHEGPIFCASLHPSENLAVTGGEDDKAYVWNTATGEVVFAVPDHNDSVIAAGFSHDGIFLATGDMAGEIQVFKTTKDYEKVWSFSMGDMCWMKWHSAGHVLLAGADSGEIYVWRIPSGDCKVLQGYGEKCETATLTEDGKKLAAGYGDGMFKLWDLKAGTAIIEMPPTENATGHSETITTISCDRENHLILTGSEDGKATLLTPNGPVGVLNGNSGAIESVLLDCPDLDAKIAVTATLDGKVTIWDASKQIARTECEDPNPVGITRMVWAKDHAIVAGSLSGAIKVWDARTGQLRFTLLGHADNINDVCYDKKRNIVLSASEDGTAKIFNYSSPV, from the exons ATGAGTGAAGAAAAATCCACAAATTCACAAAACATCGAAGAATTACCTGAAAATCCTGATGATGAGA tgGTTTACTTTGGTGACTTGACTGACGAAGTAATTGACGATTTGGAGAACGCCCTTGGAGCGGAAGAGCCTTTGTCGGATGAGGAAGGCGCGGAAAATGttcatgaagaagaagaacgtgAATTACCTGAACGCGATGACTCGATTTTAACTTTTGCCAAACACGAAGGTCCCATTTTCTGTGCTTCGCTTCATCCCTCGGAGAATCTCGCTGTCACGGGAGGCGAAGATGACAAAGCTTACGTTTGGAATACGGCAACGGGCGAAGTTGTTTTTGCTGTTCCGGATCATAATGACTCCGTAATTGCGGCGGGATTCAGTCACGATGGCATTTTTTTGGCTACGGGCGATATGGCGGGCGAGATTCAAGTCTTCAAAACGACAAAAGATTACGAAAAAGTTTGGAGTTTCTCCATGGGCGACATGTGTTGGATGAAATGGCATTCGGCGGGGCATGTTTTGTTAGCGGGAGCAGATTCGGGCGAAATTTACGTGTGGCGAATCCCGTCGGGAGATTGCAAAGTACTTCAAGGATACGGCGAAAAATGCGAAACAGCGACTTTGACGGAAGATGGAAAGAAACTCGCCGCTGGATATGGCGATGGAATGTTCAAATTGTGGGATTTGAAAGCAGGAACAGCGATAATTGAGATGCCTCCGACGGAAAATGCAACAGGACATTCCGAAACAATCACAACCATCTCGTGCGATCgcgaaaatcatttaattctcACAGGAAGCGAAGATGGCAAAGCAACGTTACTCACGCCAAATGGACCAGTTGGAGTGTTAAATGGCAATTCGGGAGCTATTGAGAGTGTTTTGCTCGATTGCCCGGATTTGGATGCGAAAATTGCCGTTACAGCAACGCTCGATGGAAAAGTTACGATTTGGGATGCAAGTAAACAAATTGCACGAACAGAATGTGAAGATCCGAATCCCGTGGGAATTACGAGAATGGTTTGGGCGAAAGATCATGCGATTGTCGCGGGAAGTCTCAGTGGTGCAATTAAAGTTTGGGATGCGAGAACGGGTCAATTGAGGTTTACGTTGCTCGGGCATGCGGATAATATTAACGATGTGTGTTACGATAAGAAGAGAAATATCGTTTTGAGTGCTTCGGAAGATGGAACAgcgaagatttttaattattcttcgcctgtttag
- the LOC134831072 gene encoding RUS family member 1 has translation MKIHFREKYGRGEETLYVKPTDSLNVVQVNLKGEIPVARRSFSLVQLFKNIFLPKGYPDSVSVDYMSYQKWDTVQAFCSTITGALCTHAILKGVGVGNDTASALSATVTWILKDGTGHLGKILFAWWKGSELDMDSKKWRLRADILNDIAMTAEVFVLPYYPQYSTYILCATSTVKGIVGVAGGATRAALTLHHALRNNLADVSSKDSAQETCVNLVASFVGLAILTHVQNPNTLTFLFFLFTCLHIVANVRAVKSVCLRTFNEARYLIALEEYFKTGNILSPDRVNQLERITVGQTVSLTQRLHMGGTAKALIETYPNTYDLESIVSLYDPRDLFIVAEVKNYLAVYFHIDIRPTDVLKAYFFAASYLQDKTKIRDFYWEVQNKWSDFLSLAQGQGWNMSAHLLPVDEYRLIWRI, from the exons ATGAAAATTCACTTTCGTGAAAAATATGGGCGCGGAGAGGAGACGTTGTACGTGAAGCCAAcag ACAGCTTGAATGTCGTTCAAGTCAACCTCAAAGGCGAAATTCCCGTCGCTCGACGTTCCTTCAGTCTCGTGcagttgttcaaaaatatctttttgccGAAGGGATATCCCGATTCTGTGTCTGTGGATTATATGAGCTATCAGAAATGGGATACAGTTCAGGCTTTTTGCAGCACGATAACGGGCGCCTTGTGTACACATGCGATTCTGAAGGGCGTCGGAGTTGGAAATGATACGGCATCAGCGCTTTCGGCAACGGTGACGTGGATTCTGAAAGATGGAACGGGACATTTAG gtAAAATACTGTTCGCTTGGTGGAAAGGTTCAGAATTGGATATGGATTCGAAAAAATGGCGCTTACGAGCGGATATCTTGAATGATATTGCGATGACAGCGGAAGTTTTTGTGCTGCCTTATTACCCGCAATACTCGACGTATATTCTCTGCGCAACCTCAACCGTCAAAGGAATCGTTGGCGTCGCCGGAGGAGCAACTCGAGCCGCTCTAACGTTGCATCACGCATTACGAAACAATTTGGCGGATGTCAGTAGCAAAGATAGCGCGCAGGAAACTTGTGTCAATTTAGTAGCATCTTTTGTGGGTCTCGCCATCCTTACGCACGTGCAAAACCCCAACACGCTCACTTTTCTCTTCTTCCTCTTTACCTGCCTTCATATCGTCGCGAACGTGCGTGCCGTGAAATCTGTGTGTCTCCGGACCTTCAACGAAGCCCGTTACTTGATCGCGCTCGAGGAATATTTCAAAACGGGCAACATTCTGTCGCCGGATCGCGTGAATCAACTCGAACGCATCACCGTCGGACAAACAGTTTCGCTTACGCAACGCTTGCACATGGGCGGCACAGCAAAAGCCTTAATCGAGACATATCCAAACACGTACGACTTGGAAAGTATTGTCTCGCTGTACGATCCGCGAGATCTTTTTATCGTCGctgaagtgaaaaattatctcGCTGTTTACTTTCACATCGATATACGACCCACGGATGTGCTCAAGGCGTACTTTTTCGCCGCATCGTATCTGCAGGACAAGACGAAAATCCGCGATTTCTACTGGGAAGTACAAAATAAATGGAGTGATTTCCTCAGTTTGGCACAAGGccaag GATGGAACATGTCAGCACATTTGTTGCCCGTGGATGAGTACCGTCTAATTTGGCGCATCTAA
- the LOC134829296 gene encoding alpha-N-acetylgalactosaminidase-like, with product MKSRRNFAVISRSTVACLAFMLVAVSHVSTLENGLARTPPMGWLSWERFRCNTDCEGDPENCISEDLFRTMADLVVSEGYAAVGYEYINIDDCWLEKSRGPNGELVADKKRFPHGMKALSNYIHAKGLKFGIYEDYGNYTCAGYPGILGYLQQDAELFASWDVDFVKLDGCYSLPLDMDYGYPEFGRHLNRTGRPMIYSCSWPVYQIYAGINPNFSSIIEHCNLWRNFDDIQDSWASLESIIDYYGNNQDNIAPNGGPGHWNDPDMLIIGNFGLSYEQSKTQMALWAILAAPLLMSVDLRTIRPEYKAILQNKAIIDVDQDPLGIQGRRIYKHKGIEIWSRPITPIYQTYYSYAIAFVNRRTDGTPSDVAVTLRELGLVAQTGYRVKDLYEDVDYGILSPNTKIKVKVNPSGVVILRGDVQPERFSKRPFVNPVNYFRYNQK from the exons atgaaatcccGAAGAAATTTTGCTGTGATATCTCGATCCACCGTCGCATGTTTGGCTTTTATGCTCGTTGCTGTCTCACACGTGAGCACATTGGAAAATGGCTTGGCACGAACCCCGCCAATGGGATGGCTCTCATGGGAGCGTTTCAGATGTAACACGGATTGCGAAGGAGATCCAGAGAATTGCATaag TGAAGACCTTTTCCGCACAATGGCAGATTTGGTTGTCTCCGAAGGTTACGCCGCTGTCGGTTACGAGTACATCAACATCGACGATTGTTGGTTGGAAAAGTCTCGAGGCCCAAATGGTGAATTAGTTGCTGACAAAAAACGTTTTCCTCATGGCATGAAAGCTCTTTCGAATTAC atccACGCAAAAGGCTTGAAATTCGGAATTTACGAAGATTATGGAAATTACACATGCGCCGGATATCCGGGAATTTTGGGATACTTGCAACAAGATGCTGAATTATTTGCTTCATGGGATGTTGATTTCGTGAAATTAGATGGATGTTATTCGCTTCCGTTAGATATGGACTATGGATATCCCGAATTTGGGCGTCATTTGAATCGCACAGGAAGACCAATGATTTATTCTTGCAGTTGGCctgtttatcaaatttatgccGGAATTAAC ccaAATTTCTCTTCGATCATCGAACATTGCAATTTGTGGCGTAATTTTGATGACATTCAAGATTCGTGGGCATCGTTGGAGAGCATCATCGACTATTATGGCAACAATCAAGACAATATTGCTCCCAATGGAGGTCCCGGGCATTGGAATGATCCTGATATG ttaatTATCGGCAACTTTGGTCTCTCTTACGAGCAATCCAAGACACAAATGGCTTTGTGGGCAATTTTAGCAGCTCCATTGTTGATGTCAGTCGATCTTCGTACAATTCGTCCCGAATATAAAGCCATTTTACAGAATAAGGCAATCATCGATGTCGATCAAGATCCTTTGGGCATCCAAGGACGACGCATTTACAAACACAAAGGCATCGAAATCTGGTCGAGACCCATCACGCCAATTTATCAAACGTATTATTCGTATGCAATTGCCTTCGTTAATCGACGCACTGATGGAACTCCGAGCGATGTTGCTGTCACGTTGCGCGAATTGGGACTCGTAGCTCAAACTGGATACAGAgtcaag gaccTTTATGAAGACGTCGATTACGGAATTCTCAGCCCAAATACCAAAATCAAGGTTAAGGTTAATCCATCAGGCGTTGTTATCTTGCGAGGCGACGTTCAACCCGAGAGATTTTCGAAGAGACCTTTCGTTAATCCCGTAAATTATTTCCGATACAatcaaaagtaa